In the genome of Calliopsis andreniformis isolate RMS-2024a chromosome 10, iyCalAndr_principal, whole genome shotgun sequence, one region contains:
- the LOC143184705 gene encoding ATP-binding cassette sub-family C member 4 has protein sequence MDSSHVKANPNPRVKANFLSILFWWWTIDLFKTGYRKVLQSDDLYEPLKTDRSNVLGDRLEKRWYIELENAKKSKRRPSLLRAIFRTFLWEYSILAFMQLLNEFVIRLGTPMLLGGLLRYFKKDTTETYETALMYAGGISLATFINVISLNQAIFGAFHVGAKIRVAVCSVVYRKALRLSRTALGETAPGKVVNLVANDVNRFDLVSIFIHHMWSAPISALIIAYILYTEAGYSGLIGIAAVFVVVPIQSYTGKLSSKFRLQTAIKTDERVRLMDEIVSGVQVIKMYAWEKPFCALVEVARKLELQVVTKSSYIRGIYMTFNLFTTRMALFCTLISMLLFGNELTADKVFVFSSYFNTLAHTMSGMFVRGFAEIAECMVAVRRLQHFLMYDEFQEKGFSASKLAASLNGSINSDTKQASNKASRYDLPYIDDEIDGYENLDESTQKRRHNGLVVVASDLLKNTANLIGEKERASIETEETCAVKMVNLTTKWELGQSENTLDTLNLEIEKGKLYAVIGMVGSGKSSFLSAILGEISVVEGYVKVNGTLSYAGQEAWVFGATVRQNILFGQPYERHRYQRVVKACSLLRDFKQFPQGDQTVVGERGSSLSGGQKARINLARSLYRQADIYLLDDPLSAVDTHVSKHLFEECMQRYLAGKTRILATHQLQYVKNVDSIILIDQGKATLFSNYQDLLNERPEYCELLAAETEANDDSSLEKSVMKRQFSTSSTRSRTPEASTGGTDDEEEDEDPENLQDGLEGTSRGVVKGPIFVKYFQTGANMCLASTILFLFICTQCSVSLNDYFVPILVTAEETRHYLLKEARNSTNNTSIDTSELEPINNYLYIYTAIVVGVFCIGITRSFIFYKVCIMCSQKLHDMAFNALIRTGMRFFDTNPSGRILNRFSKDMGAIDELLPKAILDAGQICMMMFGSLVVSCVVNPLFLIPIVFLGTVFYWIRKVFLKTSKNIKRMEGMTRSPVFTHLNATLNGLTTIRAYCAQEILKREFDKLQDVHTSTFYMYVVASTAFGFSLDIFCFVFTSLVTFSFLILEQSFSGGEVGLAITQVIAMTGMIQWGMRQNAEVANQMMSVERVLEYTQIAPEPNLRDRGKFVKKSEKQIALAASAPKNWPTEGMIKFKHVHMRYAEDEPPVLKDLNVVIYPGEKVGIVGRTGAGKSSLIAALFRLAKVEGVIEIDGIDTGSICLEDLRRHISIIPQDPVLFSGTLRRNLDPFNEFSDKELWEVLDEVELKDAVVIAGAGLSSRVLDRGSNYSVGQRQLVCLARAILRNNKILMLDEATANVDPQTDALVQHTIRKKFANCTVLTIAHRLNTIIDSDKVLVMDKGRMAEYDHPHILLQNNYSQFTSLVKETDRALYDQLIKLAKQAYVAKHGDR, from the exons ATGGACTCAAGCCACGTGAAAGCAAACCCGAACCCGCGGGTAAAGGCGAATTTCTTGTCCATTCTATTTTGGTG GTGGACGATAGATTTGTTCAAAACTGGCTACAGGAAGGTCTTGCAATCGGACGATTTGTACGAGCCATTGAAAACCGATCGATCAAACGTACTCGGTGACAGACTCGAGAA aCGATGGTACATCGAACtagaaaatgcgaaaaaaagcaAGCGGCGACCCAGCTTGCTGAGGGCCATTTTTCGCACCTTTCTGTGGGAATACAGTATACTAGCTTTCATGCAGTTGCTAAACGAATTCGTTATAAG ATTAGGAACTCCGATGCTGCTGGGTGGGCTGTTGCGCTACTTCAAGAAGGATACGACTGAGACTTATGAAACTGCACTTATGTATGCAGGTGGAATCTCTTTGGCGACCTTCATAAACGTTATCTCACTTAATCAGGCGATTTTTGGTGCGTTCCATGTCGGCGCCAAAATTAGGGTCGCTGTGTGTTCTGTGGTTTATCGAAAG GCGCTGCGCCTCAGCAGGACTGCTTTAGGTGAAACGGCGCCCGGGAAAGTGGTCAATTTAGTAGCCAACGATGTTAATAGGTTCGATCTGGTATCCATCTTTATTCACCATATGTGGTCAGCCCCTATCTCTGCCCTAATCATAGCCTACATTCTTTATACAGAGGCTGGATATTCTGGCCTCATTGGAATTGCTGCAGTATTCGTTGTCGTGCCAATTCAAT CTTACACTGGAAAGCTGTCCTCTAAATTCAGACTGCAAACAGCGATTAAAACTGATGAGAGGGTACGTCTGATGGATGAAATTGTATCAGGTGTACAGGTAATCAAAATGTACGCTTGGGAGAAACCTTTCTGTGCCTTAGTCGAGGTTGCTCGCAAGTTGGAATTGCAAGTGGTCACCAAGAGCTCTTATATCAGAGGCATTTACATGACATTCAACCTGTTCACCACAAGAATGGCCCTGTTCTGTACTCTGATCAGCATGCTCCTATTTGGAAATGAGTTAACAGCAGACAAAGTATTCGTCTTCTCTTCCTACTTCAACACTCTGGCGCATACCATGTCGGGAATGTTTGTGCGTGGTTTCGCTGAAATAGCAGAGTGCATGGTGGCTGTGAGAAGGTTGCAGCATTTCCTCATGTACGACGAGTTCCAAGAGAAAGGGTTCTCTGCGAGCAAGCTCGCTGCTAGCTTGAACGGTAGCATTAACAGTGACACTAAACAGGCTTCCAATAAGGCGTCTAGGTACGATCTACCGTATATCGATGATGAAATAGATGGTTATGAAAATCTGGACGAATCGACTCAGAAGAGAAGACACAATGGTCTGGTGGTTGTGGCTAGTGACTTACTGAAGAATACAGCGAATCTCATAGGAG AAAAAGAACGTGCTTCTATAGAGACTGAAGAAACATGTGCAGTGAAGATGGTTAATCTAACTACCAAGTGGGAGCTAGGGCAATCAGAGAACACACTGGATACACTGAATCTTGAAATAGAGAAAGGGAAACTGTATGCTGTGATTGGCATGGTAGGGAGTGGAAAAAGTTCCTTCTTATCTGCGATCCTTGGGGAAATAAGCGTGGTAGAGGGTTATGTGAAGGTCAATGGAACTTTGAGTTACGCTGGACAGGAAGCTTGGGTCTTTGGCGCCACTGTGAGACAAAATATTCTCTTTGGTCAGCCTTACGAACGTCACAGGTATCAGAGAGTCGTTAAAGCGTGTTCTCTTCTTCGAGATTTCAAACAGTTTCCTCAGGGTGATCAGACAGTAGTTGGCGAAAGAGGTAGTTCTCTGTCTGGTGGGCAAAAGGCTAGAATCAACTTAGCTAGGTCTCTCTACAGACAGGCGGACATTTACTTGTTGGATGATCCTCTAAGTGCT GTGGATACACATGTCAGCAAGCACTTATTTGAGGAATGCATGCAACGATATCTAGCTGGGAAGACTAGAATCCTAGCCACTCATCAGTTACAGTATGTGAAGAATGTCGATTCTATTATTCTCATTGACCAAGGCAAAGCCACATTATTCTCCAATTATCAAGATCTACTGAATGAACGaccagagtattgcgaacttctGGCTGCTGAAACTGAGGCGAATGATGATTCATCTTTAGAGAAGAGCGTGATGAAAAGACAATTCTCGACGTCAAGTACTCGA AGTCGAACACCAGAAGCCAGTACTGGAGGAACAGATGACGAAGAAGAAGATGAGGACCCTGAAAATCTTCAGGATGGATTAGAAGGCACGTCCCGTGGCGTAGTCAAGGGACCAATCTTTGTCAAATACTTCCAAACTGGCGCCAATATGTGTCTCGCTTCCACAATACTTTTTCTTTTCATATGCACTCAGTGTTCTGTCAGTTTGAACGACTATTTTGTTCCTATCTT AGTGACTGCAGAAGAGACGCGGCATTATTTACTTAAAGAAGCTAGAAATTCCACTAATAACACGTCAATTGATACATCAGAGCTGGAACCAATAAACAATTATCTGTACATTTACACAGCCATAGTGGTTGGTGTGTTTTGCATCGGGATCACTAGGTCATTCATATTCTACAAAGTGTGCATAATGTGCAGTCAAAAGCTGCACGACATGGCTTTCAATGCACTTATCAGAACAGGCATGAGATTCTTCGACACGAACCCCAGTGGTCGAATCCTCAACAGATTCTCCAAAGATATGGGAGCGATAGATGAGCTACTGCCAAAGGCTATACTCGACGCTGGCCAGATATGTATGATGATGTTTGGTTCTTTGGTAGTCTCATGTGTCGTTAATCCCCTTTTCCTGATTCCTATCGTATTCTTGGGTACTGTTTTCTATTGGATACGAAAAGTATTTTTGAAGACCAGCAAAAATATCAAGCGGATGGAGGGAATGA CACGATCTCCTGTGTTCACTCACTTGAATGCTACATTGAACGGATTAACTACTATCAGAGCCTATTGTGCGCAAGAAATCTTAAAGAGAGAATTTGACAAACTGCAAGATGTCCACACATCCACCTTTTATATGTACGTAGTAGCAAGCACTGCCTTTGGATTTTCCCTGGACATCTTCTGCTTTGTATTCACGTCTTTGGTTACCTTTAGTTTCCTTATATTAGAGCAGT CGTTTTCTGGCGGTGAGGTGGGTTTGGCTATCACTCAAGTAATAGCCATGACTGGAATGATCCAGTGGGGAATGAGACAAAATGCTGAGGTGGCTAATCAGATGATGTCCGTGGAACGAGTTTTGGAATACACACAGATAGCTCCAGAGCCGAATCTACGTGACAGAGGCAAATTTGTGAAGAAATCTGAGAAGCAGATCGCTTTGGCTGCCAGCGCTCCGAAGAACTGGCCAACAGAAGGAATGATTAAATTCAAGCACGTGCATATGAGATATGCTGAGGATGAACCCCCAGTATTGAAGGATTTGAATGTAGTCATTTACCCGGGTGAAAAG GTAGGAATCGTGGGAAGAACAGGTGCTGGGAAGTCATCCCTGATAGCTGCCCTATTCAGATTAGCCAAAGTTGAGGGGGTGATCGAGATCGATGGTATAGACACAGGATCTATCTGCCTGGAAGATCTACGACGCCACATTTCAATTATCCCTCAAGATCCAGTTTTGTTCTCTGGTACCCTAAGACGCAACTTGGATCCCTTCAATGAATTCTCTGATAAAGAACTCTGGGAGGTGTTGGATGAG GTGGAGTTGAAAGATGCTGTGGTTATCGCTGGTGCAGGACTCTCTAGTCGAGTGTTAGATAGAGGAAGCAATTACAGTGTCGGTCAGAGACAGTTGGTTTGTTTGGCTAGAGCTATCTTACgaaataataaaatacttaTGCTTGATGAGGCTACCGCTAATGTAGATCCACAAACAGACGCTTTGGTTCAGCATACGATAAGGAAAAAGTTTGCCAATTGCACTGTACTTACAATTGCTCATCGATTGAATACAATTATTGATAGTGATAAAGTTTTGGTAATGGACAAAGGTCGCATGGCA GAATATGATCACCCACACATCCTATTGCAAAACAATTatagtcaattcacatcacttgtGAAGGAAACCGATCGCGCCCTTTACGACCAATTAATTAAACTAGCAAAGCAAGCTTACGTTGCCAAACACGGAGaccgatga
- the LOC143184711 gene encoding ATP-binding cassette sub-family C member 4 has product METKEGYTKQCPQETANPISRLCFAWLAELFWKGAHKDLELTDLYHPLKSDESERLGNRLELAWNQELIKAEGQKQPKDGKINEKLETPRLSIAIIKTFRVEFFVIGLLFFLQYGVLVIFQPILQSWIISYFKVDQDAKTISKEDALIFAGCLVFCILLSIFVLHHSERLSQQLGMKMRVACSSLVYRKILRLSKSALTQTTSGQVVNLLSNDVSRFDELCYVLHFIWITPLQIIIVGTIIWQKVQISTIVGIGVLILMTMPVHGIAVQLCHKLRQVIALLTDKRVQLMNELIAGIQVIKMYAWEKPFMKIVASIRTSEIKKLRLTSYVRGIYLSFAVFTNRLVLFFTLLSFVLRGYQLRPEITYMMATYFEILQLSATLFFPQALILVGETMVSIKRFEQFLLLEEHVNAAPSQLQAGQNGFLKFKKEKKPKEKIQIIKLINEYQNATVNDVGGNVPVSIILERVTASWLPKQLPPTLCHVSMTIPSGNLCALVGPVGSGKSSILHLLLQELPIGAGRVRLQSIAEDGSPVNKQGYIIDNSNLRISYASQEPWLFSGTVRDNILFGQPYDKERYVAVTKACALTKDFQQLPYGDMSNVGEGGSSLSGGQKARVNLARAVYKPADMYLLDDPLSAVDARVARHLFFKCIQNYLNGKTRILVTHQLQFVKQADTIAVLDRGCLQMQGTYEQLIKSNADFAEMINRIQDTAEAKKQSKVADSSLNKAPLPLLENRSFTKSILGRASITSTASSVVSYNYEDNEHAPEAEKEAVATGTISNKVYKDYFHSGSSYFKLALLVLMFTISQAATSGNDYWLSYWTNLEIVRRTVKNSSLIVSPRYKYMFNDTFLSSIFSLDKYGLLTTNDAIYVYAFCVIACTVTVCGRNFFFMKVCSDASRNLHNLMFSNILRTKMSFFHHNPSGRILNRFTKDVGAMDEILPKVMLEALQIFLVIFGVLVMIVMVNYWMAIPLAILITLFYFMRLLFLRTAQNVKRLEGTTKSPVFSHINATLNGLTTIRTSGPNTMVTLRKQFDYLQDIHSGAWYMTIVTPIAFGLSLDVIACIFVGCICFSFILLDKGDTLGGNVGLAISQSLIIIGTLQHGMKQSSEVVTQITAVERILQYTKLPREGSWESENPPPPNWPTQGRVSLKNVTMKYEKDEDPVLKNLNVTIEPGWKVGIVGRTGAGKTSLISVLFRLFTDHLDGEVEIDDIDTNKLGLHELRSRLSIIPQQPFLFSESLRYNLDPFNSYEDVQLWDSLRQVELDDLLLDQKVMYSGSNLSIGQRQLICLARAILRNNRILVLDEATANIDSHTDALIQKTIRTRFAECTVITIAHRLNTIIDSNRVIVLDAGRIVEFGCPHELLRDKPTGIFSQMVDNTGVTMAQILRQQAENACIRNTTQRNLELSSQSSIETDITDAVIQSSL; this is encoded by the exons ATGGAAACGAAGGAAGGGTATACGAAACAGTGTCCCCAGGAAACGGCCAATCCGATCAGTCGTCTATGTTTTGC ATGGCTAGCAGAACTGTTCTGGAAGGGTGCTCACAAGGATTTAGAATTAACAGATCTCTATCATCCTTTGAAATCAGATGAATCTGAAAGATTAGGCAATCGATTGGAACT GGCATGGAATCAAGAACTAATAAAGGCGGAGGGGCAGAAGCAACCAAAAGATGGAAAGATTAATGAAAAATTAGAAACTCCACGTTTGAGCATAGCTATAATCAAAACATTCAGGGTTGAATTTTTTGTTATTGGTTTGTTATTTTTCTTGCAATATGGAGTGCTCGTTATATTTCaaccaatcctacaatcctggaTTATCAGCTACTTCAAAGTCGATCAAGACGCGAAGACCATCAGCAAAGAAGATGCGCTGATCTTTGCTGGCTGCCTGGTCTTCTGTATACTATTATCCATTTTCGTTTTACATCATAGTGAACGGTTGTCGCAACAGCTAGGGATGAAAATGAGAGTCGCTTGTAGCTCTCTCGTTTATAGAAAG ATATTAAGGCTCAGCAAAAGTGCTTTGACCCAGACCACCTCTGGTCAAGTCGTCAATCTTCTCAGCAATGATGTTAGTCGTTTCGACGAACTCTGCTATGTCCTACATTTCATCTGGATCACTCCCCTTCAA ATAATCATCGTTGGCACGATAATATGGCAAAAAGTGCAGATCTCGACTATTGTTGGCATCGGAGTCCTCATCTTGATGACAATGCCGGTTCACGGTATCGCCGTCCAACTGTGTCACAAACTGCGGCAGGTAATAGCGTTGCTTACTGACAAGCGAGTTCAACTGATGAACGAACTCATAGCTGGCATACAG GTGATCAAAATGTACGCTTGGGAGAAGCCGTTCATGAAAATCGTGGCGAGCATACGAACCAGCGAAATAAAGAAGTTACGCCTCACGTCGTATGTTCGAGGCATTTACTTATCTTTCGCGGTGTTCACCAATCGTCTTGTCCTCTTCTTCACCCTCCTGTCATTCGTCCTAAGGGGGTACCAGTTGAGGCCAGAGATAACGTACATGATGGCGACCTACTTTGAGATCCTACAACTCTCTGCTACCCTATTCTTCCCTCAAGCCCTTATATTGGTTGGCGAGACGATGGTGTCCATCAAAAGATTTGAG CAATTTCTATTACTAGAGGAGCACGTAAATGCAGCGCCTTCGCAACTTCAAGCGGGGCAGAATGGCTTTCTGAAATTCAAGAAAGAGAAGAAGCCGAAAGAAAAAATACAGATTATTAAGCTGATCAACGAATATCAAAATGCGACAGTGAACGACGTCGGTGGGAATGTGCCAGTCTCTATAATCTTAGAACGTGTAACGGCGAGTTGGTTACCTAAACAGCTACCTCCTACTCTGTGTCACGTTTCTATGACGATTCCAAGCGGAAATCTGTGCGCTTTAGTTGGCCCTGTGGGTTCTGGAAAGTCGTCTATTCTTCATCTCCTTTTACAAGAACTCCCTATAGGAGCTGGAAGAGTAAGGCTACAGAGCATAGCGGAGGATGGCTCTCCAGTAAATAAGCAAGGGTATATTATAGACAACTCCAATCTGAGAATCTCTTACGCTAGTCAGGAACCTTGGCTGTTCTCTGGAACAGTTAGAGATAATATCCTTTTCGGTCAGCCGTATGATAAAGAGAGATATGTCGCT GTGACTAAAGCATGTGCTTTGACAAAAGACTTCCAACAACTTCCTTATGGCGATATGAGCAACGTTGGCGAAGGTGGATCCTCCCTCTCTGGAGGACAAAAGGCTCGAGTAAATCTTGCACGAGCAGTGTACAAACCGGCTGATATGTACTTGCTGGATGATCCTTTGAGTGCAGTAGATGCACGCGTGGCCAGGCATCTATTCTTTAAGTGCATCCAGAATTATCTTAATGGAAAGACTAGGATCCTGGTCACCCATCAACTGCAGTTTGTCAAACAGGCTGACACTATTGCAGTACTGGACCGA GGTTGCTTACAAATGCAAGGAACTTATGAGCAACTTATCAAATCTAATGCGGACTTCGCGGAGATGATCAACCGCATTCAAGATACAGCTGAAGCTAAGAAGCAAAGCAAGGTTGCGGATTCGTCTTTGAACAAGGCGCCTCTTCCTCTCTTAGAGAACAGATCCTTCACAAAAAGTATTTTAGGCAGAGCTTCGATAACATCAACCGCTAGTAGTGtg GTGTCCTACAATTATGAAGACAATGAACATGCGCCTGAAGCGGAAAAGGAAGCAGTAGCAACTGGTACAATTTCGAACAAAGTgtataaagattatttccattcagGTAGTTCGTACTTCAAATTAGCTCTGTTGGTACTCATGTTTACAATCTCTCAGGCAGCTACCAGTGGCAATGACTACTGGCTTTCTTACTGGACAAATTTAGAAATTGTTAGAAGAACCGTGAAAAACAGTTCTCTGATAGTGAGTCCTCGGTATAAGTACATGTTTAACGACACGTTCCTGTCGAGCATCTTTAGTTTAGATAAGTATGGTCTTTTGACCACTAACGATGCTATATATGTCTATGCTTTCTGCGTTATTGCCTGTACGGTGACAGTTTGCGGGAGAAATTTCTTCTTCATGAAAGTCTGCTCAGATGCCAGTCGGAATCTCCACAATTTAATGTTTTCGAACATTTTACGAACAAAAATGTCTTTCTTCCATCACAATCCTTCTG GTAGAATCTTAAACAGATTCACAAAAGATGTCGGTGCAATGGATGAGATTTTACCGAAAGTGATGTTAGAAGCTCTACAAATCTTCCTTGTGATATTTGGCGTTCTtgttatgatagttatggttaatTATTGGATGGCCATTCCTTTGGCGATATTGATCACTTTATTCTACTTCATGAGATTACTATTCTTGCGAACAGCGCAAAACGTGAAGCGTCTCGAGGGCACAA CAAAGAGTCCTGTCTTCTCTCACATAAATGCTACTCTGAATGGCTTGACGACAATCAGAACTAGTGGGCCAAACACTATGGTAACATTGCGCAAACAGTTCGATTACTTACAAGACATACACTCAGGTGCATGGTACATGACAATAGTGACGCCCATTGCTTTTGGTCTATCTCTCGACGTAATTGCCTGCATCTTTGTCGGCTGCATCTGCTTCTCCTTCATCCTCCTCGACAAAG gtGACACACTCGGAGGCAACGTAGGTTTAGCCATTTCACAATCGTTGATTATTATCGGTACCCTACAACACGGTATGAAACAAAGTAGCGAAGTGGTAACGCAGATAACAGCGGTAGAGAGAATCTTACAGTATACCAAGCTGCCTCGAGAAGGATCGTGGGAAAGTGAAAATCCTCCCCCGCCGAATTGGCCGACGCAAGGTCGTGTCAGCTTGAAGAACGTTACCATGAAGTACGAGAAGGACGAGGATCCTGTGTTAAAG AATCTGAACGTGACGATAGAACCAGGATGGAAAGTTGGTATAGTGGGCAGAACAGGTGCAGGAAAAACGTCCTTGATATCAGTGCTGTTTCGCCTATTCACTGATCACTTAGATGGAGAAGTCGAGATTGACGATATCGATACGAATAAACTGGGTCTTCACGAATTACGTTCACGACTGTCGATCATTCCTCAACAGCCGTTCCTCTTCTCTGAGAGTCTACGTTATAATCTAGACCCATTCAACAGCTATGAAGATGTGCAGCTATGGGACAGTCTCCGACAAGTGGAGCTGGACGATCTTCTCCTGGATCAGAAGGTGATGTACAGCGGGAGCAACTTGAGTATTGGTCAGAGGCAGTTAATCTGTCTGGCCAGGGCAATCTTGAGGAACAATCGGATTCTCGTCCTAGACGAAGCCACAGCTAACATTGATTCACA CACGGATGCCTTAATCCAAAAGACGATACGAACGAGATTCGCTGAATGCACAGTGATTACTATAGCTCATCGGTTGAACACTATCATAGACAGCAATAGAGTTATCGTGCTGGATGCAGGTCGCATTGTG GAGTTCGGCTGTCCTCATGAACTGCTCCGTGACAAACCAACAGGGATTTTCTCGCAGATGGTGGATAACACGGGTGTAACAATGGCACAAATTCTGCGACAACAGGCGGAGAATGCTTGTATAAGGAACACAACGCAACGGAATCTTGAGTTGAGTAGTCAGAGTTCCATCGAAACAGACATCACCGACGCTGTCATTCAGAGTAGTCTTTAA